The sequence CATGGAAAGGAGAGGGAGAATGGTTCGTTCCAAATTTCTCCTGTGAATCAGGGAGCCTGGGTGATGGTGGTTCTGGTGAGTTCTTGCTGCCAAGTCGCTCAGGTGCAGATGGGCTAAGCTGGTGAGACTCCTGCCAGGGAGGCAGCTCTGGGGATTCTGGAGACGTCATGTTGGAGGCGTCCTCCTGTTTCTCAGGCTGGGGGCTCACAGTGCTCTCATCTGAAACCGGACTCAGTGCTGCGGTGCTGGACCGAGGGTCGGGGTCCACCAGAGGAGACAAGGCTAAGGACAGGCTGAGCTTCTTTCTCCTGCGAGTTCTCACACTGGAAGTATTCCCACAGTGTTCAACGTTAACTGAAATGCATCTGGAAACATCTGGCAGTTTGGTTCTGTCAGGGTTCTCCTGCTCCAAATCTGCCCCCTCCCgctccttcctctctttctgcaggcTGTCGTACTGCTTCCTGGCTTCCAGCCACAGCTGCACGCGCTCGTGGCTCGGTGGGTTCCTGCAGGGCAGAAGGACGACCTTCTTGTCGCTGGCCGAGGATGCGAGAAGCCccgtcttttcttcttttgtctgctCGACCTCCGCTCCCTGAGAGGAGGTGATGGTGGTGGCAGGGTGCGTCATGACGGAGAAGGCGGTCTTCCAGAAATGGAGGCCCTCCAAAGACAGGTCTCCTCCAAACTCTTGGAGCTCCCTCACTAATCTGGTTCCCACGGTGAGTTTACGGCCTCCAACCTCCCTGGAAGACAGCAGGAAAGAcgagaaatcatttaaatgacACCAGACAACAGGAAGAACCACAGATCAGGACAGGAGAACTGGATCCTTCAATTGTGTGGTCAGTAATACTCTCCTCAACAGGACTGTATTTATCATAATATATCTTTTACTTAAATATTATATTGTATTTGTATTAGTGTCCAAAGTAAGCAGAGTAAATTACCTTGAGACAAATACTTAGTCACAAAAAGATTTGCAATAAGACTGCAGAGGAAAAATTATTCCATCTGCTGCTGAAATYtaaaaaaaaaaattaacaatcagaaatgtgtcaaatttaacatttacGTTGGCTTTGATACAACAGGAGAGTAATGACAATCATCCGtttaaaaaacagttatttCATGTGCAGTGATTTAATAAAACTTATGAACTTCCTTTTACACatcatttcagcttttattttattttatggtgatAATTTTAGTTGTGTGGCACAAATCTCTAAAACAATCTAAAAGAACTGCTTttgaatttcaaatttttttatgcttacaTGCCTTTTATGCTTCAATAAAGCAATTTGGCTGTTCTTATTGGTGGGGAAAACAAGTATATTTTGATAAAACTATTAAATCATTTAACATAAATCTAATCAACTCTGTAACTGCTTAGAACCACCAAATATTCAGTCAGGATTTTAAGCCTGGGCTTCCATcacattatttcactaaaaaYTCAATTTTCCAGACTAAACTTTCAAGAGACGTAAGGAAGAGAAGAGgagataaaagaaagaaatgaaagaaagaaggaaaattgGAAGGACATAATTGAGAAAGGGAGGAAGGAACGGTAGATTCAAGAGAAGGAGGTATACAAGGAAGACAAGGacacatggaagaaaaaaacaaaaaaaggaaaactttcaGACATTTCACAGCATAGAGcctgaagataaaaatatattttcataaccttatttcttttccccacacttatttgacttttaaaataattaaatccatCAGACTGTGTAAAAATCCTGTAGCACTTCAAATAACAGATTGATTATCTGACTTCCTAGTCgtttattaccaaaaaaaacatagtttcYATGAACTGTAGACTTAGTGGACGATTAGAGTCTTAGACAAAATCTATTCTTCCTGACCAGTCGGCTGATCTGTGGCATTCTAGTGTTTTAACCAGTTCTATTGTTAAATAAGCATATCTAAATACCTGCAGGAACAAACGGCTAACTCTAAGCKTCAAAAGAACATCATAACGTGAGAAAGTGTGATCTTACATTGGCTTGTTTGGGATGTCAGATGGATCGCTGCAGAAGGGCTCCTGGAACGAGGCTTCTGACATCTCCAGGTCCATCAGAGTGCTGAGGATCTCGTCTCGACTCGGAGGGGACATGAGGGGCTTGAGGACATGYGCTCCACCTCCGGCGCCCCGCTGAAGCTGGCTTGCTCTCACATGTGACAGAGAACTGATTGAGTGTGGGGAGCTGCTGGGTGTGGTGGACGTAAGTCCATCGATGCTCTCGTGAAGTTCGCTAGTCAGTGAGCCCTCCTGGTCGACAAACGACACAGAGCTTAGAGACAAAGGTATGATCGGGTCGAAGGCTGAGAAGAGGAACTCCTTTCTCTCACAGTGGAAGTCTTGAAAAGGGCTGAGGGTATGGGATTTACAGAAAGAAAGGTCCCactctctttgtctttctggtCTGTGCTTCTCAGATTGAAGGTTTGTTGAGGGCTCTCCATTCCCAGACCTGTCAAAGAGTTCAGGGCTGACAGACCTGACTTTGCACACATCAGAGTCTCTCTYGGTCTGACTCTGAGGAAGACCTTCCAAGCTCTGCGCCTGAGCAGATGGAGGTTCATGGCAGACGTCACTGAGGAACTTGACAGGCAGGTTTTTATCtgtcaaaacaaactgattgcCGCTGTAGGGACTGGAGAACTCTGCTTGGTGAATAGTGTTTATATCGAAGGTGTAGTCCTGTGGGAGCTCTGGGGACAAGCTGTCCTCTATGAAGTTGCAGCTGGCAAGACTCGGTGCAGAGGAGAAGAGAAGGCAGTCATCAGACATACTGCCATCCTGCTTCACTGATTGGTCTGGTTGAGTACTGCTGGTCctgcttttcctgtttctgggCTTCTTCTCCTTAGGAGCGGTAGACTTTGGGACCCGGGGTTTCCGAGGAGCAGTGGAAGGGGTTCTAATGGGCTTAGTGTGTTTAGCACAGGGGTTTAGCAGCACTGCGGCCTGAGCTATGGCAGCGGCATGTCTGTCTGTTCCAACTACTTGCAGAGGAAGGGCCTGTCCCTGCTGCCtcttctggaggagctgcttaAGGACAGCCAAGCCAGACGGGGTCTCAGTGAGAGCTCGTGTCTCTCCGTTTTTAGGAGCTGAAGGGGGACAACCTTTGTCTTTCTGGACATCATTACTYATCTCTGGAGGCTGAGGGGCAATGCAATCTTCTGGACAAGATTCTACCTTTACCACAGTGGTCTGACAACCCTGCTGCTTCATCTCAACAGGTGTCAGCATGTTTTGGTTAACTTGCATGATTGAGGTCTCGCAGGCCTCAGCCTTTGGTTCAATAAAGCAAGCTGAGGTGGGCATCRATGTGTCTGAAGCCGAGGACCTGCTCTGACCGGTGCCATCGGTGCCTAGTGACTGCTGAAAGGAGGTGATGTCTTGAGAGGAACTCTCTGATGGAGCCAACCCGCCATCAGAGAAAAGCAGCTGGGAGTCTTCTTTGCATAAATCATCACTTTTAGGTTTGTCGGTTTTCTTTTTGCGGGACCTTCTGGGTTGTGGAGATATTGTGGGACTTTCAGCTGAATTGCTagctttctttctttgccttgcagcagcagcaacacctCTCCTTGSTTTCTCCTGTTTGGGCTCTTGTACCTCTGAGGGCTTAGCAGCAGACATGTTTACTTTTCTCTTAGACTCCGTGGACTTCTTAGGTTTGGCTGTTCGACTTCTCCTTTGGGCTCTTTTAGTCACAGACTTTTTGAATGGATTTAGTGATGCAGAGCTAAGGCAAGGATCACTGAGTGGATTTATCAGTTGTTCTGAACTGTTTAGAAAAGAGTCACTTGGGGACCAACAACGTGGGGGCGTTGATTCTGTTGGGCTTGGAGATCTATCAGAAAGATAGCCCAGTTCTACCATGACATCGGTGTACTCTTTGTCAAAGTCATCTGCTAGTTCACAGTAACATGGCCGAGGGGGGGGCAGAGAGGGCAGAAGTGGGCCTCTCTGACAGCCTGTGCTCCTTCTCATCCTTTGCCCTCGTCTGACGATAGGCATTTTGGGAGAGATGTTGATGGTGTTCTTGACCCTAGCTTTTCGCTTGGGCGATTTTTTGGCTTTGGGCTCTTTGACGGGAAACCTGACAGCAGTGGACTCTGGCACTTTAGGCCAGAAGCtcttgagaggagccagtttaTTGTAATGTTCCACTTTATCTGCAGTCAACATAACCAGCTGTTCATCTGCATTCACTTTGGACATTTTcaccaacatgtttttctgACCTTTGAACCTGTTGATTATGATGTACTTAATAATTACAGGAGGTTCTTTCTTGCGTTTTTTCTGGTATTTGGTCTCCTGGCCCCTRGGAAACTTGCTGGAGTTTTTAAAACGACTGGAACCTGGCTGATCTTCATCAGTACCATCAAAGTTCTGTTTCCGTTTAGCCCTCAGTGTGTATTTACTCCCCGGCAGTGCTGATGGTTTAGTACAGCTAACTTTTGCAGATACATCTGGACCAAGGCTCAACTGATCCTCTGTTACATCTTTGGCTTCTTCACAAAGAGAGGAAGTAATGGTGGTGTTGGAAACTACAACCTCTGAGACTGGTTCTATCTGCTCATCGACTGTCTTTTCCTCACTGTCCAACTCTTCATTTATAGCTGGCTCAACTTCTTCATTTGGCTCGTCTTCATTTACCTCCGCCTGTGGTTTTGGTTGATCCTCTGAAACTGGCCCTTCTGTGTCTGAAGTCTGGTTGCAAGCAGATGTTTCTGAACAGAGGCCAGTGCAAACTGGACTGTCGGAGATCGGGTTTTGAGTTGCTTCTGCTTTGTTCCTGTGCCCCGTCATTCCTAACCGTTTTTTAGGAAGTTTCAGCTTCAGCTTGCAAGTCGGAGACAGCTCTGGCTTGCTGCAGGTGTCWGCCGGCTTTTTATTTCCAGTCTTCTTTCTATTGAGACAGTTGGAGAGAATAACACTGGGGAAGAACTTGTAATGTGCCTCCTGCTGGGCCACAATAGTcctctcagttttattttcctggtaGTCTTCATATCTGATTTTGAGCTCCCCAACATCTCCTTCCTCACTCTCCGGGGCCAGTTCTTCCTCTCTGTGGTTGATGAACTCGCCCTCCTTCATGAGGGATGGCGTTGAGGTGAGGCTCCTCAGAATTGGGCTTTTTCTCTCCTTAGTGCTCAGCTCCAGCTCTGTCTTAGCGGAGCAGGCTCTGAGGTCTGAGTAACAAAGGGAGATGGTGCTGTGGTTCTGAAAGATTGATAAACGGTTAGTTTCCACAGTCTCAAGGCTGCTGTACCTTTTYCTATTTTTTGACACCTTTCCACTGCTAAAAGGGAAGGCTTCCAGATCAGCCWTCTCCACAGGTTTGGARCTTTTCTTGTTATACGTGTACAACGGTCGAATGTCCTCCTTGTTCATGCAGATAGTAGACACCTCAGAGTGATTGGCTATTTTGCGAGGAATTGGGTGCTTCACTGGCAGGATGTATGGGATTTCTTTATTAACCCTGAACCCTGCTGAACATTCACTGGAGCCGTCTGAGCTGCTTTTTAACTGAAAGGAGTTTTTGAGTTGTTCCTCCGTGTCCAGTCCACGGACTGGCCTGTGCTCAGGATGTTTGCAAAGCAGGATCTTAGCTGACGACGGCGGCTCCAGGTGGACGGTCTCTCCAGTGCAGGGATTTGTTTTTCCCAACAGCTTCTCTGTGACTGTAAGCGAAGACTGAGACATGGAGCCACTGTCTGTTAAGGAAGAATCTAGgaatacagaagaaaaaagaaaKGGTAGGAATGGCAGGACATGAACAGCacaacaatgaaatgaaatgaaagaaaatggatttgTATATACTCTATATTGCCAAAATCATTTGCTCACCTACCCTCACTCATAGGGACTTCAGTGACATCTCATTCTGAATCTATAGAGTCCAATAAAATGGTGCTCCATCCTTTGAGGCTACAACAGATTTAGAAATGTGCCAACGCTGCAAGGACGTAACKttttaaaaaatatttgttttagacatttttttaaatcattgcaCTATAACATGAACATCATCTTTGGGGAAACTAAAGTTCCTCCATGttgtcctactgccatctgcagaaatacgcTGCTCAATCAGAAACAATCAACCAGCRTCAGGAGGAGGTTGTTAGCGCTGACCTTAACCCTGTTGTATGGACTCAATCTCTTTTTGCTATGTtggaacaagaagaaaacatcccaaaagacaaaacagaccAGAATGTTTCTGTATGTTGAAGAATTAGAAGTTCCTCTCATTGACCCAAAGGAACAGAGTCACACTACTAAGAAAAGAAACTTGCACCATAAATTCCCATTCCAGACTTTACACTTGACACAAGAGAAARTAACTGCTTTTATCAGCATATAGAGGTAGGCAGATggggagcagcagctcctgaaaATGTTGTGTCCTGCTTAAGAAGTGTTAAACTTTTCGACTGcttaaaatgaacataaataagtaaattacaaaatgttgaattagaATCAGAATAACTCAGTATGTCTCATCATCCTGTAGTTGACTTTAAACTCAGCTGAGAGTTTAAGTTAATGCTTTACTCACAGCTGATCACATTCCACTGAATCCATGAATCTCATTTATGACTTCTTTACCACTctcagtctttttaaaatacctTGAAGTTGtcaataaatgattaattaatctATGTTTAACTCCTATTTTCCAGCTGCTGGTGCAGATGAGGATTGTGAAGCATTCACAAGCCctggttgtttaaaaaacacattaataatcTAATGTTCTGATATTAGAGCATATGCGTGCAGGAATACAGCTACACATTTTCTCTATGCACTAAGTTTGATGGATAAGATTGGCTTCACGTTCAAGTATCGCAGATATCCCAAATTTAAGTCGATTTATAGGTGCACCCTTAGATTTTACACAGCCCCACCACCTTGTGGCCAAGTTGCTTTTATTCCCTTTTGCTTCCATTTTATAACACCAGAATACAGTTCACAAGGACATTTTCATCAAGAAATTCCTCAACAGAATATAATGTCACAGTTTCCTGTCTGACTTCACTGATCTGAGAGCAAGCAATCCTTTCCCAAATGTCTGCTGAAGCAGTCTGTATCCCTAGGTGCTGGATTTTAGACACCTGTGGACGTGGAAGTGATTGGAACAGYTGTGTCCAATGATTTGGAAGGATAAACAAATACTTTTGGCGACACTAGCGTATGCCAGCACTGAGCAGAAAATGCCTCACCACTGCTTTCGTCTGCTGCCCCGTCCAGCTGTGGGATGGACAGATTAGCAAACAGAGAGTGAGTCCCACTCCACTCCATGTCTTCGTCAGAGGACTCTTGCTGCTCATCACTGAAGCCGTCCTCTGCCTCCCTKACCCCAGGTCTGTGTAAACAGCAACAACAGSAGACAGCTTAGCCCTGCCTCTAACTGCAATGAAACCAATAAAAGTGTCCGGGTAGGacttggattattatttttctctctgagTTCTAGTTAAAAACTCGCCTCGGTGGGTTTGTTCTCCCAGGATGTTCGCTGTCCCACCGCTGTGACATTATCATACTAAGCTCAGCCTCTTCTTTATCCAGCTCGGGTCCGGCTTCTTCTTCATCACTGTTGCAGTTGTATGTCGATGCACCGGGAAGCGACTGAGGCTGAGAGTTGTGTATTAGTGGAGTCCTGTGGAAACCATCGTCTTCCAGGCCAGCCAGCAAATCAATGAGGGCATGATCCTGGCTGCTTTCTACAGAGACGAGAAAACGGACACTTCacacataaatgtactgaacaACACTTTATTGGGGTCTGCCACAGAAATGCATAGGACAGCATTGAAATGCCTCCATGCAATGTGTGGAGGGCACCTATTATTCTACACCTCAAAATAACTGCCGCTTCCTttcactttatatatatatatatatatatcaaaacaTGCGGCTCTTGGCATGCGGGCTATTACTTCTGTCATTTTGAGTAACAAAAATGCCAACAAAATCACRTTTTTCGTAATTAGCGAAAAACGAGccaaattcaaatcaaaacaaattctaactagggtgcgttcacactagggctgaaacgattcctcgaataattcgagtacctcgattattaaaattattcaagGAAAATttacctgcctcgaagcttcgttaatttatgctAGCATACCGTGTTGCAGCCGTAACATTATTTGCGGTGCGCGGAGCTCtcacttccgcctctgagttgtttaCCAAAAGCTAAGttttagcggcataacgtccaattttcaagttcagcctgtggggattttattgattgatgataatgcccgggttttcatcgtttttgggATTGGCGCTATGCCTGGAGTACGGCAGCCTTTCTCTTCCAGGACCTGCTGGTTCAGACCGAACGGCGGGAAGAGCGCTGCAGGAGTAGGTAAGCGGATAGACTGAGCACGGCGGCCGGCTGAGTTGTTGATGCTTTCAGTGTAAGtgtagctttacggacgaaccgcacaataaattTCATGTCATCCCGGTCTGAATAAACGGGTGACGGAGCGCACCCGCGGTACGTGGCttgtagatgagtttctgagtgTGACGAACGAAGGTGCCgtaaatattcagtttctcCCCCCTGTTCTCATGTTCGTCTCCTGGTCGATCGGTCGTGTGTCTCCCCCCACCGCCCCCATTAAGTTTGCTCGTTCTCTTTCCCACTTGGACTTACGTTTGTCTACCCCCTGGTCTATTTTCTCCCCTCCACCCCCGTCATACGTTCGTTCGYTCGCTCGCctttccccccaccaccaccactctAAGCCCCTCACTCCAGGTGTCATTTCACGTATTCTCAAGCCCAAAGCTCGACAGGTATGGGTcaaggtgagagttcatctattaaactcactttttacataaactaaaagctgaagcatatacatttttataagcgtatttgtgagcctgccactttattattaaattgaatataatttgaaatctttgtttaacttttcttcaggttaaagTGAACTATTATTGTTacaagttaattttctaaactacaaaaacgTAATTGTTGGGGatgctcaaatatgaaaaactggacTGATATCCTATAGCAACACTAGTGTTATgccagatttaccaatattttattttacaaattgtttttatccgattactcgattaatcgtaagaataatcgatagattactcgattactaaaatattcgtttacaacagccctagttcacactgcagcctgaagtgaatTGGGtcat is a genomic window of Poecilia reticulata strain Guanapo linkage group LG21, Guppy_female_1.0+MT, whole genome shotgun sequence containing:
- the rev3l gene encoding DNA polymerase zeta catalytic subunit; translation: MFAVRIVTADYYLASPIKGLDVSYSEFRESEVKKVPVVRIFGATPAGQKTCLHLHGVFPYIYVPYGGCRQQPERYMRQVAFSIDRALNVAMGNPAASTQHVFKVVLVSGMPFYGYHAKEKHFMKIYLYNPQIVKRVCELLQSGAVMNKSYQPHEGHIPYLLQLFMDYNLYGMNLINMTAVKFRRSQKKVGLADPDQPYSSSHSSVSPWKIPCSTKLNDSSLAGTFVRWEENALPSSLVLDDVERQSTCELEVDAVAVDILNRLDIENQIGRNPGLQAIWEDEKQRRRENNQTSQIEAPDSQDRDSVTSTESEKTFMNRLKEILRENKFDVTQDLFVDDEQESLSAELTLHPDLLSSDLVPCTAANAVEAHRDSQPDSVRSVGKVPEEAVVDEEAILSLLENSQTFLPLSQTSNHSTLLESSQDHALIDLLAGLEDDGFHRTPLIHNSQPQSLPGASTYNCNSDEEEAGPELDKEEAELSMIMSQRWDSEHPGRTNPPRPGVREAEDGFSDEQQESSDEDMEWSGTHSLFANLSIPQLDGAADESSDSSLTDSGSMSQSSLTVTEKLLGKTNPCTGETVHLEPPSSAKILLCKHPEHRPVRGLDTEEQLKNSFQLKSSSDGSSECSAGFRVNKEIPYILPVKHPIPRKIANHSEVSTICMNKEDIRPLYTYNKKSSKPVEXADLEAFPFSSGKVSKNRKRYSSLETVETNRLSIFQNHSTISLCYSDLRACSAKTELELSTKERKSPILRSLTSTPSLMKEGEFINHREEELAPESEEGDVGELKIRYEDYQENKTERTIVAQQEAHYKFFPSVILSNCLNRKKTGNKKPADTCSKPELSPTCKLKLKLPKKRLGMTGHRNKAEATQNPISDSPVCTGLCSETSACNQTSDTEGPVSEDQPKPQAEVNEDEPNEEVEPAINEELDSEEKTVDEQIEPVSEVVVSNTTITSSLCEEAKDVTEDQLSLGPDVSAKVSCTKPSALPGSKYTLRAKRKQNFDGTDEDQPGSSRFKNSSKFPRGQETKYQKKRKKEPPVIIKYIIINRFKGQKNMLVKMSKVNADEQLVMLTADKVEHYNKLAPLKSFWPKVPESTAVRFPVKEPKAKKSPKRKARVKNTINISPKMPIVRRGQRMRRSTGCQRGPLLPSLPPPRPCYCELADDFDKEYTDVMVELGYLSDRSPSPTESTPPRCWSPSDSFLNSSEQLINPLSDPCLSSASLNPFKKSVTKRAQRRSRTAKPKKSTESKRKVNMSAAKPSEVQEPKQEKXRRGVAAAARQRKKASNSAESPTISPQPRRSRKKKTDKPKSDDLCKEDSQLLFSDGGLAPSESSSQDITSFQQSLGTDGTGQSRSSASDTXMPTSACFIEPKAEACETSIMQVNQNMLTPVEMKQQGCQTTVVKVESCPEDCIAPQPPEXSNDVQKDKGCPPSAPKNGETRALTETPSGLAVLKQLLQKRQQGQALPLQVVGTDRHAAAIAQAAVLLNPCAKHTKPIRTPSTAPRKPRVPKSTAPKEKKPRNRKSRTSSTQPDQSVKQDGSMSDDCLLFSSAPSLASCNFIEDSLSPELPQDYTFDINTIHQAEFSSPYSGNQFVLTDKNLPVKFLSDVCHEPPSAQAQSLEGLPQSQTXRDSDVCKVRSVSPELFDRSGNGEPSTNLQSEKHRPERQREWDLSFCKSHTLSPFQDFHCERKEFLFSAFDPIIPLSLSSVSFVDQEGSLTSELHESIDGLTSTTPSSSPHSISSLSHVRASQLQRGAGGGAHVLKPLMSPPSRDEILSTLMDLEMSEASFQEPFCSDPSDIPNKPMEVGGRKLTVGTRLVRELQEFGGDLSLEGLHFWKTAFSVMTHPATTITSSQGAEVEQTKEEKTGLLASSASDKKVVLLPCRNPPSHERVQLWLEARKQYDSLQKERKEREGADLEQENPDRTKLPDVSRCISVNVEHCGNTSSVRTRRRKKLSLSLALSPLVDPDPRSSTAALSPVSDESTVSPQPEKQEDASNMTSPESPELPPWQESHQLSPSAPERLGSKNSPEPPSPRLPDSQEKFGTNHSPSPFHGADRNGGSSSPHRLHTTPFLRKRRRSTEDLDPVCSTPISDKDPVSQRRRSQTDPLRRVLLTTQMKNQFAAINVPKKEQSQIEGPSIANSYGFKVSMQNLQDAKALHEVQHLTLMGMELHARSRRDLEPDPEFDPICALFYCFSSDAPLQGGDRTQLTGAIMVDKDHDSCGQGPRLTAPLLVRSGVSGLQVTYAREEKMLFQELIAIMRRFDPDILLGYEVQMHSWGYLLQRAAALGVDLCQQLSRIPGDSKENRFAAERDEYGADTMTEINIIGRVTLNLWRVMKSEVTLNNYSFENVAFHVLHQRFPLYSPRTLSDWFDHITHLHRWKMVDHYVSRLHGTMQLLQQQDIIGRTSELARLFGIQFLHVLTRGSQYRVESMMLRVAKPLNYIPVTPSVQQRAQQRAPQCIPLVMEPESRFYSNSVVVLDFQSLYPSIVIAYNYCFSTCLGHVDGLGTPDEFKFGCTSLRVPPDLLHQLRNDITVSPSGIAFVKSSVRKGVLPSMLEEILSTRIMVKQSMKSYRQDKALMRLLDARQLGLKLIANVTFGYTSANYSGRMPSVEVGDSIVHKARETLERAIKLVNDTKKWGARVVYGDTDSMFVLLKGATKEQAFKIGHEIAEAVTATNPKPVKLKFEKVYLPCVLQTKKRYVGYMYESLDQKEPVFDAKGIETVRRDGCPAVSKILERSIKLLFETRDISQVKQFVQRQCVKVLDGRASMQDLTFAKEYRGSGSYRPGACVPALELTRRMMAYDRRLEPRVGERVPYVIVYGMPGVPLIQLVRRPMEVLLDPSLRINTTYYITKQILPPLGRLFQLIGVDVFGWYQELPRIQKASCSSVVVGEEPAGRKGTISQYFTTLHCPVCDELTQLGVCARCRADPQRVAVTLYQDMRQWESQQEQLLKICRNCSSCAERQVSCVSLDCPVLYKLSRVNRQISKAPYLRQLLEQF